The following are encoded in a window of Osmia bicornis bicornis chromosome 15, iOsmBic2.1, whole genome shotgun sequence genomic DNA:
- the LOC114872870 gene encoding protein phosphatase 1B-like isoform X3 yields MGSLLDTPKTDKYNEHGAGNGLRYGVASMQGWRSEMEDAHRAITGLKGGLSDWSYFAVFDGHAGASVSAHSAEHLLECIMQTEEFKAEDVAKGIHSGFLRLDDEMRELPEMSSGTEKSGSTAVCAFISPRNIYIANCGDSRAVLCRAGDPVFSTRDHKPVLPAERERIQNAGGSVMIQRVNGALAVSRALGDYEYKNLKDRGPCEQLVSPEPEIFVRDRDDEHDEFLVLACDGIWDVMNNEDLCNFIHSRLLLTDDLEAVTNQVIDTCLYKGSRDNMSIVLVTFPAAPKPSPEAQKKEAELEMAIERRIKEIVAEQKDENEFDFLKLLQLLMDQDFPNLPPGGGLSAKQPFIEQVFREVCPNRADSNSQTS; encoded by the exons ATGGGGTCACTTTTGGATACTCCAAAAACAGATAAATACAATGAACATGGTGCTGGCAATGGATTACGTTATGGAGTTGCCAGCATGCAAGGCTGGAGATCGGAGATGGAAGATGCTCATAGAGCCATAACTGGTTTGAAAGGTGGTCTCTCAGATTGGAGTTATTTCGCAGTGTTTGATGGGCACGCAGGTGCGTCAGTATCAGCTCATAGTGCAGAACATTTGTTAGAATGTATAATGCAAACGGAGGAATTTAAAGCTGAAGATGTAGCCAAGGGAATTCATTCGGGTTTTCTTCGATTGGATGATGAAATGAGAGAGTTACCAGAGATGAGTTCTGGCACGGAAAAATCTGGTTCAACAGCTGTTTGTGCATTTATATCTCccagaaatatatatatagccAATTGTGGCGATTCTCGAGCCGTACTTTGTCGAGCAGGAGATCCAGTTTTCTCCACGCGAGATCACAAACCTGTCTTACCAgccgaaagagaaagaattcAAAATGCTGGTGGTAGTGTAATGATTCAAAGAGTTAATGGAGCTTTAGCTGTTTCTCGCGCATTGGGCGATTATGAgtacaaaaatttaaaagatcGAGGCCCCTGTGAACAGTTAGTGTCCCCAGAACCAGAAATATTTGTTCGAGATAGAGATGATGAACACGATGAATTTCTAGTTTTAGCGTGTGATGGTATTTGGGATGTAATGAACAACGAAGATCTATGTAATTTTATACATTCAAGGTTGCTGCTTACTGATGACTTAGAAGCAGTTACAAACCAGGTTATAGACACCTGTCTTTATAAG gGTAGCAGAGATAACATGAGTATAGTTTTGGTAACGTTTCCTGCTGCTCCAAAGCCAAGCCCAGAAGCTCAAAAAAAAGAAGCCGAGTTGGAAATGGCCATTGAAAGGAGAATCAAAG AAATAGTTGCTGAACAGAAGGATGAGAATGAATTTGATTTTTTGAAATTGCTGCAACTTCTCATGGACCAAGATTTTCCTAATTTACCTCCTGGTGGTGGTCTTTCAGCTAA ACAACCTTTCATTGAACAAGTGTTTCGGGAAGTATGCCCCAACCGAGCGGATAGT AATTCTCAGACCAGTTAG
- the LOC114872871 gene encoding DNA repair protein RAD52 homolog isoform X1, producing the protein MNNATNYPSCIKIPSTNVKQSTSVTMFSQNFDIKEALTLNNELISLANQRFGEGKWNHTVTNQSIDFVESFMGKYICGCVTFIKIQLNDGTFHEDMGYCYAEGDIKGSSIYSARIGSVTDAFKKVLSCFGNDLAQEIEKLFKKITNFWNIQKEDLKSRISPEERIETFKPCAQSTPLISNKNGEHKENNCKPKIENDQEKQSVTRSKSPVEQKGQTMIQTFSRLKSSTEQKAQSIPVKITNSIKGQFQSNDTNYQKEQEQKKQDQTAVISEEELLRLERKRRQIEKQAEYKRLMKEKEQQKFNENRTLNPKY; encoded by the exons ATGAACAATGCAACTAATTATCCTTcttgtattaaaatt CCATCAACAAATGTAAAACAGAGTACTTCGGTTACTATGTTTTCTCAGAATTTTGACATAAAAGAAGCATTAACATTAAACAATGAATTAATATCACTAGCAAATCAAAGATTTGGAGAAGGAAAATGGAATCATACTGTTACTAATCAGTCAATTG ATTTTGTTGAATCTTTTATGGGTAAATATATTTGTGGATGTGTCACATTTATTAAAATCCAGTTAAATGATGGAACATTTCATGAAGATATGGGATATTGTTATGCAGAAGGTGATATTAAAGGGTCATCAATATATTCTGCTCGAATT GGTTCTGTCACGGATGCCTTTAAAAAAGTATTGTCATGTTTTGGTAATGACCTAGCGCAAGAGATAGAAAAGCTATTCAAAAAGATAACTAATTTTTGGAATATCCAAAAAGAAGATTTGAAAAGTAGGATAAGTCCAGAAGAGAGGATTGAAACATTTAAACCGTGTGCTCAGTCAACTCCACTTATAAGCAATAAGAATGGAGAACATAAAg aaaataattgtaagccgaaaattgaaaatgatcaAGAAAAGCAATCAGTAACAAGATCAAAAAGTCCTGTAGAACAAAAAGGACAAACAATGATCCAAACATTTTCAAGATTAAAAAGTTCTACTGAACAGAAAGCACAGTCCATACCtgtaaaaattacaaatagtATAAAAGGTCAATTCCAATCTAATGACACAAATTACCAAAAGGAACAAGAACAGAaaaaacaagatcaaacagcGG taatatCCGAAGAAGAATTGCTACGGTTAGAAAGAAAACGAAGACAAATTGAAAAGCAAGCTGAGTACAAAAGACTTATGAAGGAAAAAGAACAACAGAAGTTTAATGAAAACAGGACACTTAATCCTAAGTATTAA
- the LOC114872871 gene encoding DNA repair protein RAD52 homolog isoform X3 — translation MNNATNYPSCIKIVNILRIRKFDFVESFMGKYICGCVTFIKIQLNDGTFHEDMGYCYAEGDIKGSSIYSARIGSVTDAFKKVLSCFGNDLAQEIEKLFKKITNFWNIQKEDLKSRISPEERIETFKPCAQSTPLISNKNGEHKENNCKPKIENDQEKQSVTRSKSPVEQKGQTMIQTFSRLKSSTEQKAQSIPVKITNSIKGQFQSNDTNYQKEQEQKKQDQTAVISEEELLRLERKRRQIEKQAEYKRLMKEKEQQKFNENRTLNPKY, via the exons ATGAACAATGCAACTAATTATCCTTcttgtattaaaattgtaaatattttacgaATAAGAAAGTTTG ATTTTGTTGAATCTTTTATGGGTAAATATATTTGTGGATGTGTCACATTTATTAAAATCCAGTTAAATGATGGAACATTTCATGAAGATATGGGATATTGTTATGCAGAAGGTGATATTAAAGGGTCATCAATATATTCTGCTCGAATT GGTTCTGTCACGGATGCCTTTAAAAAAGTATTGTCATGTTTTGGTAATGACCTAGCGCAAGAGATAGAAAAGCTATTCAAAAAGATAACTAATTTTTGGAATATCCAAAAAGAAGATTTGAAAAGTAGGATAAGTCCAGAAGAGAGGATTGAAACATTTAAACCGTGTGCTCAGTCAACTCCACTTATAAGCAATAAGAATGGAGAACATAAAg aaaataattgtaagccgaaaattgaaaatgatcaAGAAAAGCAATCAGTAACAAGATCAAAAAGTCCTGTAGAACAAAAAGGACAAACAATGATCCAAACATTTTCAAGATTAAAAAGTTCTACTGAACAGAAAGCACAGTCCATACCtgtaaaaattacaaatagtATAAAAGGTCAATTCCAATCTAATGACACAAATTACCAAAAGGAACAAGAACAGAaaaaacaagatcaaacagcGG taatatCCGAAGAAGAATTGCTACGGTTAGAAAGAAAACGAAGACAAATTGAAAAGCAAGCTGAGTACAAAAGACTTATGAAGGAAAAAGAACAACAGAAGTTTAATGAAAACAGGACACTTAATCCTAAGTATTAA
- the LOC114872870 gene encoding protein phosphatase 1B-like isoform X1 has product MGSLLDTPKTDKYNEHGAGNGLRYGVASMQGWRSEMEDAHRAITGLKGGLSDWSYFAVFDGHAGASVSAHSAEHLLECIMQTEEFKAEDVAKGIHSGFLRLDDEMRELPEMSSGTEKSGSTAVCAFISPRNIYIANCGDSRAVLCRAGDPVFSTRDHKPVLPAERERIQNAGGSVMIQRVNGALAVSRALGDYEYKNLKDRGPCEQLVSPEPEIFVRDRDDEHDEFLVLACDGIWDVMNNEDLCNFIHSRLLLTDDLEAVTNQVIDTCLYKGSRDNMSIVLVTFPAAPKPSPEAQKKEAELEMAIERRIKEIVAEQKDENEFDFLKLLQLLMDQDFPNLPPGGGLSAKQPFIEQVFREVCPNRADSVSLGYDFPSI; this is encoded by the exons ATGGGGTCACTTTTGGATACTCCAAAAACAGATAAATACAATGAACATGGTGCTGGCAATGGATTACGTTATGGAGTTGCCAGCATGCAAGGCTGGAGATCGGAGATGGAAGATGCTCATAGAGCCATAACTGGTTTGAAAGGTGGTCTCTCAGATTGGAGTTATTTCGCAGTGTTTGATGGGCACGCAGGTGCGTCAGTATCAGCTCATAGTGCAGAACATTTGTTAGAATGTATAATGCAAACGGAGGAATTTAAAGCTGAAGATGTAGCCAAGGGAATTCATTCGGGTTTTCTTCGATTGGATGATGAAATGAGAGAGTTACCAGAGATGAGTTCTGGCACGGAAAAATCTGGTTCAACAGCTGTTTGTGCATTTATATCTCccagaaatatatatatagccAATTGTGGCGATTCTCGAGCCGTACTTTGTCGAGCAGGAGATCCAGTTTTCTCCACGCGAGATCACAAACCTGTCTTACCAgccgaaagagaaagaattcAAAATGCTGGTGGTAGTGTAATGATTCAAAGAGTTAATGGAGCTTTAGCTGTTTCTCGCGCATTGGGCGATTATGAgtacaaaaatttaaaagatcGAGGCCCCTGTGAACAGTTAGTGTCCCCAGAACCAGAAATATTTGTTCGAGATAGAGATGATGAACACGATGAATTTCTAGTTTTAGCGTGTGATGGTATTTGGGATGTAATGAACAACGAAGATCTATGTAATTTTATACATTCAAGGTTGCTGCTTACTGATGACTTAGAAGCAGTTACAAACCAGGTTATAGACACCTGTCTTTATAAG gGTAGCAGAGATAACATGAGTATAGTTTTGGTAACGTTTCCTGCTGCTCCAAAGCCAAGCCCAGAAGCTCAAAAAAAAGAAGCCGAGTTGGAAATGGCCATTGAAAGGAGAATCAAAG AAATAGTTGCTGAACAGAAGGATGAGAATGAATTTGATTTTTTGAAATTGCTGCAACTTCTCATGGACCAAGATTTTCCTAATTTACCTCCTGGTGGTGGTCTTTCAGCTAA ACAACCTTTCATTGAACAAGTGTTTCGGGAAGTATGCCCCAACCGAGCGGATAGTGTAAGTCTTGGATACGATTTCCCTTCGATATAA
- the LOC114872870 gene encoding protein phosphatase 1B-like isoform X2 — MGSLLDTPKTDKYNEHGAGNGLRYGVASMQGWRSEMEDAHRAITGLKGGLSDWSYFAVFDGHAGASVSAHSAEHLLECIMQTEEFKAEDVAKGIHSGFLRLDDEMRELPEMSSGTEKSGSTAVCAFISPRNIYIANCGDSRAVLCRAGDPVFSTRDHKPVLPAERERIQNAGGSVMIQRVNGALAVSRALGDYEYKNLKDRGPCEQLVSPEPEIFVRDRDDEHDEFLVLACDGIWDVMNNEDLCNFIHSRLLLTDDLEAVTNQVIDTCLYKGSRDNMSIVLVTFPAAPKPSPEAQKKEAELEMAIERRIKEIVAEQKDENEFDFLKLLQLLMDQDFPNLPPGGGLSAKQPFIEQVFREVCPNRADSNISYFLH, encoded by the exons ATGGGGTCACTTTTGGATACTCCAAAAACAGATAAATACAATGAACATGGTGCTGGCAATGGATTACGTTATGGAGTTGCCAGCATGCAAGGCTGGAGATCGGAGATGGAAGATGCTCATAGAGCCATAACTGGTTTGAAAGGTGGTCTCTCAGATTGGAGTTATTTCGCAGTGTTTGATGGGCACGCAGGTGCGTCAGTATCAGCTCATAGTGCAGAACATTTGTTAGAATGTATAATGCAAACGGAGGAATTTAAAGCTGAAGATGTAGCCAAGGGAATTCATTCGGGTTTTCTTCGATTGGATGATGAAATGAGAGAGTTACCAGAGATGAGTTCTGGCACGGAAAAATCTGGTTCAACAGCTGTTTGTGCATTTATATCTCccagaaatatatatatagccAATTGTGGCGATTCTCGAGCCGTACTTTGTCGAGCAGGAGATCCAGTTTTCTCCACGCGAGATCACAAACCTGTCTTACCAgccgaaagagaaagaattcAAAATGCTGGTGGTAGTGTAATGATTCAAAGAGTTAATGGAGCTTTAGCTGTTTCTCGCGCATTGGGCGATTATGAgtacaaaaatttaaaagatcGAGGCCCCTGTGAACAGTTAGTGTCCCCAGAACCAGAAATATTTGTTCGAGATAGAGATGATGAACACGATGAATTTCTAGTTTTAGCGTGTGATGGTATTTGGGATGTAATGAACAACGAAGATCTATGTAATTTTATACATTCAAGGTTGCTGCTTACTGATGACTTAGAAGCAGTTACAAACCAGGTTATAGACACCTGTCTTTATAAG gGTAGCAGAGATAACATGAGTATAGTTTTGGTAACGTTTCCTGCTGCTCCAAAGCCAAGCCCAGAAGCTCAAAAAAAAGAAGCCGAGTTGGAAATGGCCATTGAAAGGAGAATCAAAG AAATAGTTGCTGAACAGAAGGATGAGAATGAATTTGATTTTTTGAAATTGCTGCAACTTCTCATGGACCAAGATTTTCCTAATTTACCTCCTGGTGGTGGTCTTTCAGCTAA ACAACCTTTCATTGAACAAGTGTTTCGGGAAGTATGCCCCAACCGAGCGGATAGT AACATCTCATATTTTTTACACTAG
- the LOC123987626 gene encoding probable protein arginine N-methyltransferase 6.1, with protein sequence MKGMNQYFKSYEELDVHQLMLSDEARTLAYKNAIMNSKHMFINKVVMDVGTGTGILSIFCAQAGAKKVYAVEASDLIKLTEQVIIENKLNNTITLIHSKVEDIDPNDIEKVDVIISEWMGFYLVHEGMLNSVLFARNNFLKENGTLFPCVAKLYASPCQLPSMYEFWNNAYGVSMKCIGEEYRKTRSMKPEILLVNEKDLLAGGKLLAWLDLQCISLEELDQLGGEEYVSVCNKDGRYQGICIWFDVEFPDGSELSTSPFYKATHWKQTAIVLPTDIEVTKDEPIAFKLELTKSNTNPRQYNIELLLLDAFEVEHEVPCSCHMTKCIVMKTYIEEEHNGPGDEDLEKK encoded by the exons atgaaaggcatgaatcaatattttaaaagttatGAAGAACTTGat GTACATCAATTAATGTTAAGCGATGAAGCCAGAACTCTTGCTTATAAAAACGCAATAATGAATAGCAAACACATGTTCATTAACAAAGTTGTTATGGATGTTGGTACAGGGACAG gaatattatcaatattttgtgCACAAGCAGGTGCAAAAAAGGTTTATGCAGTAGAAGCAAGTGATTTAATAAAACTTACTGAGCAAGTTATAAtagaaaacaaattaaataataccaTTACACTAATCCATAGCAAGGTAGAAGATATTGATCCAAATGATATAGAAAAAGTGGATGTGATAATTTCAGAATGGATGGGATTTTATCTTGTGCATGAAGGAATGTTGAATTCTGTTCTTTTTGCtaggaataattttttaaaagaaaatggcACGTTGTTTCCGTGCGTTGCTAAATTATATGCATCACCATGTCAATTACCATCCATGTACGAATTTTGGAACAATGCTTATGGAGTCAGTATGAA ATGTATTGGAGAAGAATACAGGAAAACAAGATCAATGAAACCTGAGATACTACttgtaaatgaaaaagatCTTTTAGCTGGAGGTAAATTGTTGGCCTGGTTGGATCTACAATGCATCAGTTTGGAAGAGTTAGATCAACTTGGGGGAGAAGAATACGTTTCTGTCTGTAACAAAGATGGAAGATATCAAGGGATTTGTATTTGGTTTGATGTTGAATTTCCAGATGGATCAGAATTATCTACAAGCCCTTTTTATAAAGCTACTCACTGGAAACAAACTGCTATTGTATTACCTACAGATATAGAAGTAACAAAGGATGAACCTATTGCATTTAAATTAGAGCTAACTAAAAGCAATACTAATCCTAGGCAATATAACATAGAATTGTTACTTTTGGATGCATTTGAAGTTGAACATGAAGTTCCTTGTTCTTGTCACATGACAAAATGCATTGTTATGAAAACATATATAGAAGAAGAACATAATGGACCTGGTGATGAAGATTTAGAAAAGAAGTGA
- the LOC114872869 gene encoding tryptophan--tRNA ligase, cytoplasmic — MTTENVEIDALTINGRMDEEDIVTPWDVESKNETGIDYDKLIKKFGSSKIDEELLTRFEKITGEKPHHFLRRGIFFSHRDMHTILNLYEQGKSFYLYTGRGPSSDSIHLGHLVPFMFCKWLQDVFHVPLVIQLTDDEKAIWKNIKVEDAIKLAYNNAKDIIALGFKPENTFIFSNLEHIGNNPAFYQNMIRIQKSVTFNQVKGIFGFGDSDPIGKIAFPPTQAAPAISGSFPFIFKSAKVHCLIPCAIDQDPYFRMTRDVTPKIGYPKPALLHSVFFPALQGSKTKMSASDTNSAIFLTDTAKQIKNKVNKHAFSGGQATIEEHRQLGGNCDVDIAYQWLRFFLEDDEKLEQLRKGYTSGKILTGELKKELINVLQPLVAAHQETRNKLTDETVKQYMIPRDLGFVTK; from the exons atgaCGACGGAGAATGTAGAAATTGATGCGCTGACGATAAATGGAAGAATGGACGAGGAAGATATTGTAACTCCTTGGGATGTTGAGAGTAAAAATGAGACCGGAATTGACTATGACAAATTAATTA aaaaatttggaaGTTCAAAAATTGATGAGGAATTATTGACTAGGTTTGAGAAAATTACAGGGGAAAAACCACATCACTTCCTCAGAAGAGGGATATTCTTCTCTCATCGAGATATGCATACCATTTTAAATCTTTATGAACAAGGAAAATCATTTTACCTTTATACTGGTAGAGGTCCCAGTTCAGATTCTATACATTTGGGGCATCTTGTACCATTCATGTTTTGCAAATGGTTACAAGATGTATTTCACGTTCCATTAGTTATACAGTTAACTGATGATGAAAAAGCAATATGGAAAAATATAAAGGTAGAGGATGCAATTAAGTTGGCCTATAATAATGCAAAGGACATTATTGCTCTTGGATTTAAACCAGAAAACACATTCATTTTTTCCAATTTAGAACATATTGGAAATAATCCTGCATTTTACCAAAATATGATTAGGATCCAAAAAAGTGTAACATTTAACCAAGTGAAAGGTATTTTTGGATTTGGAGATAGCGATCCTATTGGAAAAATTGCATTTCCACCTACTCAGGCTGCTCCTGCAATTTCTGGatcttttccttttatatttaaaagtgCAAAGGTTCATTGTTTGATTCCATGTGCTATAGATCAAGATCCTTACTTCAGAATGACAAGAGATGTCACACCAAAAATTGGTTATCCTAAACCAGCTCTGTTACATTCTGTATTTTTCCCAGCATTACAAGGCTCTAAAACGAAAATGTCGGCTAGTGATACTAATAGTGCAATATTCTTGACAGACACTgctaaacaaataaaaaataaagttaaCAAACACGCATTCTCAGGAGGACAAGCTACTATTGAAGAGCATAGACAATTAGGAGGTAACTGTGATGTTGATATAGCGTATCAATGGTTAAGATTTTTTCTAGAAGACGATGAAAAATTAGAGCAACTTAGGAAA GGCTATACTAGTGGAAAAATTTTAACAGGAGAacttaaaaaagaattaattaatgtcCTACAACCTTTGGTTGCTGCACATCAAGAAACTAGAAATAAATTAACTGATGAAACAGTTAAACAATACATGATTCCTAGAGATCTTGGTTTTGTAACAAAGTAG
- the LOC114872871 gene encoding DNA repair protein RAD52 homolog isoform X2 — protein MFSQNFDIKEALTLNNELISLANQRFGEGKWNHTVTNQSIDFVESFMGKYICGCVTFIKIQLNDGTFHEDMGYCYAEGDIKGSSIYSARIGSVTDAFKKVLSCFGNDLAQEIEKLFKKITNFWNIQKEDLKSRISPEERIETFKPCAQSTPLISNKNGEHKENNCKPKIENDQEKQSVTRSKSPVEQKGQTMIQTFSRLKSSTEQKAQSIPVKITNSIKGQFQSNDTNYQKEQEQKKQDQTAVISEEELLRLERKRRQIEKQAEYKRLMKEKEQQKFNENRTLNPKY, from the exons ATGTTTTCTCAGAATTTTGACATAAAAGAAGCATTAACATTAAACAATGAATTAATATCACTAGCAAATCAAAGATTTGGAGAAGGAAAATGGAATCATACTGTTACTAATCAGTCAATTG ATTTTGTTGAATCTTTTATGGGTAAATATATTTGTGGATGTGTCACATTTATTAAAATCCAGTTAAATGATGGAACATTTCATGAAGATATGGGATATTGTTATGCAGAAGGTGATATTAAAGGGTCATCAATATATTCTGCTCGAATT GGTTCTGTCACGGATGCCTTTAAAAAAGTATTGTCATGTTTTGGTAATGACCTAGCGCAAGAGATAGAAAAGCTATTCAAAAAGATAACTAATTTTTGGAATATCCAAAAAGAAGATTTGAAAAGTAGGATAAGTCCAGAAGAGAGGATTGAAACATTTAAACCGTGTGCTCAGTCAACTCCACTTATAAGCAATAAGAATGGAGAACATAAAg aaaataattgtaagccgaaaattgaaaatgatcaAGAAAAGCAATCAGTAACAAGATCAAAAAGTCCTGTAGAACAAAAAGGACAAACAATGATCCAAACATTTTCAAGATTAAAAAGTTCTACTGAACAGAAAGCACAGTCCATACCtgtaaaaattacaaatagtATAAAAGGTCAATTCCAATCTAATGACACAAATTACCAAAAGGAACAAGAACAGAaaaaacaagatcaaacagcGG taatatCCGAAGAAGAATTGCTACGGTTAGAAAGAAAACGAAGACAAATTGAAAAGCAAGCTGAGTACAAAAGACTTATGAAGGAAAAAGAACAACAGAAGTTTAATGAAAACAGGACACTTAATCCTAAGTATTAA